In Edaphobacter aggregans, the sequence TGCGAACCCGTTTTGCAACTTCAAAGGCGTGGCGGTGAACTGTGGTCCTCGCGGGCTGCCGATGCCTCGCAATTACTTGTATCGGAACCAAGGAGATGGGACGTTTCGCGATGTTTCTCAGGAGACTGGCATTGCGAAGGCACAGCGGACCTATTCGATGACTAGCGTGGCCGCTGACTTTATCGGTGATGGCTGGACGGATCTTTATGTGGCATCGGATTCGACACCAAGTCTTCTGTTTCGAAACAAGCATAACTCTACGTTCGTGGAAGAAGGGGCAGAGCGGGGTATAGCTTTTAGTGCCGATGGTGCTGAGCAGGCAGGCATGGGCGTTGCGGTTGGCGATTACAACCTTGATGGCAACCTCGATATTTTCAAGACTCACTTCTCCGACGACACGAATGTTCTGTATCGCAACGACGGAACCGGCAACTTTACGGATGTGACGATTTCCGCTGGCTTTGGGGTTGAGACTCGGTATATCTGCTGGGGAACGGGGTTCGCCGATTTCGACAATAATGGATGGCCAGATCTGGCGGTTGTTACTGGCTCCGTTTATCCGGAGGTTGAAGCGGAGTTTCTGGAATATCCGTTGAAGACGCCTCGGTTTATCTTTCGGAATCTCGGGACCGGGAAGTTCGAAGAATTGATTGAAGAAGCTGGGCCGGGAATTAGCGCTGTCCATTGCAGTCGAGGATGCGCCTTTGGAGATTTCGATAACGACGGCGACGTCGACATGGTCGTGATCAACTTGAATGAACCACCATCGTTGCTTCGAAACGATGTTAGTGGCGATGGGAACTGGCTGAAGGTGTTCCTTGTTGGGACGCAGTCGAATCGAAGCGCGATCGGGTCGAGGGTTATAGCCAAATATAGCGGCAAGGCGCAGGCTCAGTCTGTTATGGCGCAATCAAGCTTCTATTCCGTGAATGATCGCAGGCTGCATTTTGGATTGGGGGCGAACGCTCGTGCTGATCTTGAGATCCATTGGACCAATGGCTTGATCGAGCGCTTTCCGGGCGTTGTGGCTAATCAGTTGGTGACGATCAGGGAAGGCAAAGGAATTCTTGCGTCCTCGCTGCCGGGCGTGAAGAGGCGATCGAACCAGGAACTGTAGAGTATTCGTAAAAGAACGGGCGCCGAGGCAGTGAAGCCTTGGGCGCCCAACGTCTCCAGGTTAGAAGTAGAATTTTCCGCCGAGCTGCAGGCGACGGGCATCGGCGGAATTGGTTACCTGCCCGAAGTTCCCATCGGTGAAGCTCGTATCGAGGCCGCTAAATTGAGTGTGGTTGAAGGTGTTGAACGACTCGAACCGTAGTTCCAGTCTTGGGCCCTCGCCAGCTGTGAATGGGATGGACTTGAACAAGGCCGTGTTGAAGTTGAAAGTTCCTGGTCCAACAATGGCATTCCTCTGGGAGTTGCCAAAGCCTTGATTTCCACCGCCGAGCCATGGCGCAACCGGTGCGGCAAACGAAGCCTTGGTAAACCAGGCTGTTCTTGTTTTGGGATAGGTGATGTTGCTCACCACGTTCGGCCGGTTGGTGGTGCCACCGCCCAGTCCGA encodes:
- a CDS encoding CRTAC1 family protein, which translates into the protein MIQEKKHRLQDEMSKAKAHISRRDFLWMATSSTLAMAQGVTTRNLKPLPRGKPSGIPFLAHFTDVAAQAGLTIPVVYGGLKHKDYIVETVGCGVAFLDYDNDGWLDIFILSGTRTDPAILDSSNRLYKNNRDGTFTDVTEKAGLVRSGWASGVTVGDYNNDGFEDIFVTYYGQNVLYRNNGDGTFTDVTRQAGLLYEGNTRWGSGCTFLDYDRDGHLDLFVANYVDLHLDRLPKPGANPFCNFKGVAVNCGPRGLPMPRNYLYRNQGDGTFRDVSQETGIAKAQRTYSMTSVAADFIGDGWTDLYVASDSTPSLLFRNKHNSTFVEEGAERGIAFSADGAEQAGMGVAVGDYNLDGNLDIFKTHFSDDTNVLYRNDGTGNFTDVTISAGFGVETRYICWGTGFADFDNNGWPDLAVVTGSVYPEVEAEFLEYPLKTPRFIFRNLGTGKFEELIEEAGPGISAVHCSRGCAFGDFDNDGDVDMVVINLNEPPSLLRNDVSGDGNWLKVFLVGTQSNRSAIGSRVIAKYSGKAQAQSVMAQSSFYSVNDRRLHFGLGANARADLEIHWTNGLIERFPGVVANQLVTIREGKGILASSLPGVKRRSNQEL